DNA sequence from the Cucurbita pepo subsp. pepo cultivar mu-cu-16 chromosome LG06, ASM280686v2, whole genome shotgun sequence genome:
AAGTGAATGTGAAGCAAACGGAAGGAAACTTCTTTGTTGAATCATGGATAGATGTatatatcattatttatttcacttaATTTTATTGAGAAGCTATTGTTTCTCATCGGTAAGGATAATGCCTCTCGTGATTGtgattaagttaaattataccACACTTGTTAAATTTAGAGATGGATTTTTGTAGAATAATTTCACTTTTATCctttaatttgtttcaaaatagtTCTTCCGTCaacattttcttaataattaaaaacgaAAAGTGATTTGATAATGTTGGGTTATGGAGTCTCtttactatttataataaaaatatttatataaataggTGGTTATTTCAGTTagagttatatatagtaaattgaaaccatatatataacTGTTCGGGAGTGCTTTCATAAATGTCGGATCTATTGCTGAGCATATAAATGAGttcaatatgattgtaagtcaattgagttcggtggaaattaatttcgaggatgaaattaaagcattgattttaatgtcatctttacccgagtcgtgggatactgttgttttCGCGACTAGCAGTTCTTGAGGATCTGAGAAACTGAAGTTCGATGAACtccgagatgtagttctcaaaaaagtattcgcaaacgaaAAATTGAGGATTCTAATCGTAGAGCTCTTAGTCTTTGAccaaaggggaagaagtagATCGAAGGGCCCAAAAAAATATCGATCAATATCAAAGAACCgtgaaaattttccaaacaGACCAAACATGATGTGTTGGAGttgtagagaaaaaaaatcactttcGGACAAATTTTACAATaccaaagaggaagaaaaatcaCAAATCGAAggatgataataattttataaattcagCGGAAGATATTGGAAATGCTCTAATCCTCTGTGTGAATAGTCCAATTGGATCCTAGATTTTGGATCATCTTTTaattcgtctccaaataaataGCTGTTTCGAAATTCCAAGTTTGACATTttgagaaggtgtatcttgtcaacaacaaagatttggtgATTGAAGGAAAATAAGATGAAAGCATACAAACTCCAGCGGGAAATTAGTGGACATTAAgggatgtcagatatatttgtggtctcaagaagaacatgatctctattggtcagttggatagcaccgATTATGCAGCCGAGTTTGGAAacagttcgtggaagattgtgaagggtgccATGGTGCTAGCACGTTACATAAAATATAGAACCCTATACACCATGCAGGGTGTATAAACATGGTTACTGTTGTTAAGAGTGCTTCCAATTAAAGTCTATgacacaatagacttggacatatgagcgtcaaaggaatgaagatgctgactgtgaaaggagttttagaagaCCTAGAATTTGTTCATACGAGTCTTTACAAGAGCTTCGTTATGGGCAAACaaaaacgagttagcttcacaaatgCTGCTAGAGAACCAAAGAAAGTACGATTGGAAATGGTCTATACAAACGtttggggaccatctccagttttATCACTTGGTGAATCAAAGTTCTATGTCACCTTTATCGATGATTTCAACAGGAAGGTATGAGTTTATTTCCTAAAAcacaagtcagatgtgtttgccACCTTCAAGATGTGgtaagctgaagttgaaaatcagaccggcttAAATATCAAATGCTTGAGGtcggtttttttttgtcaagatATATTATTCGACGTCTAAAAAATTAGGACATGACTTCTAATATCATGCGTAATTTCTAATATCCATAAATCATCCTGGATCCCAAATTACAATTGCTCATCCTCATTACTAACAAAAATGAGTGGTGTAGCGGAAGCTTGGTGGTCCCATAAACCCATAAGTCCCCGGATTGAAATCTGGCtttgatagagaaaattgttttacaatgacatttaaaatttgaaaggaagaGCGCGTGATATGACTCCTAAACTTTACAGATTGCCGCCCACCATCGATACATtgctttattaaaaatgagattcaaatccaTGCCCTTTTGAAAAGCTTTTGGTTCCAAGTTACTCTATTCTGACTCCTTGGACTCTTTCTTTATTCCTAGAACGCCTGGGAGTTGTAGAGGTTTATTGGATTCCTAGGCCAGCTAGGTTGCTTAACACAAGCTTTTGGTTCTAGGTTACTCTATTCTGACTCCTCGGCTCTTTCTTTAGTCCTGCAGTAATAAAGTCTATTTCCTCTTAATGTCACCACGATCCTAAGGTGCTTAGTCTAATGTACACATCTTGACCTAAGTCATCGCATAACCAACCTAACTCTTACACCCTAGTTCTGTGTAGATAAAAACGCTAGATAGAGAGAACACACTATCAAACACCTGGAGTTAACACATACTGTATCATGCAAAATACAAGAAAACAAGCTCAACGGGAAGATAACATCCTTAAATCACCTTGGAGCATAGATCACAATAGCTCATCCTCCTTTCTAACAAATTAGAGTGACACAGCGAAAGCGTGCTAGGCCTATAACCCatagacaaaatttaactactaatattttcaaatgacatctctcttacgttaatttattttttgagattAGTTTATTAATGTgctgaaaatatattttatattaaaggGGGCAGGGACGGGGCGATATTTCCAACCCCTTTTATCTAACCGAATAAAAATGTTCTCCACTCCTTCCCTTGTTTCTAGTCTAAACAGGAATCTCTCACCGAGGGGTAAAATATACATGTCTACTTATCATCCACCTTAACTAAGATAgtgatattttgttttcactttGGAGTCAAAAgtgtaaataatgtttttttgttattattattttatagaaagTGATTGCAGCAACTAAACTATTTAAATAACTCAAAATGTCAACTTTAATTTAGTTGAAAGCATCACCATATAttacaaataaacaaataattcaaacaaaaatttggcTTATAAATTCTATGGTAATACTCCATCTCAAAGTAAGCTAGATATTCAATAATGGAGGCAACTCATCAACAACTCACACAATCTTCCAATATTGCAAATGGATTAGCCATGTCGTCTATTGAAAAAAGCAAACGATGGCTCTATGAATCATCAAAGATCGGGTCCATTCAAAGCTTAGAAACACTAATTCAAAGCAACCCGAATATTATTCAAAGAGTTCTAATCTCTTCTTACAACATCGAGACTCCATTGCACGTCTCGGTTTTGCATTGCCACCTTGAATTCactcaatttcttttaaatctcATGCCTGAACTTGCTGGAGAAGTTGATGCCCTGCAAAGGACACCTCTCCACTTAGCTTCTGAAAATGGAACTGTTGAGATTGTTCAAGCTTTGCTGGAGAAAAACACAAGCACTTGCATGGTTCGTGATTTGAATGGGTTGATTCCTCTCCATCATGCAGTGATTAATGGAAGAATTGATATCATACAACGGTTGATCAATGCGAGGCCACAATCTCTTTGGATGAAGCATCACAATGGTGAAACTGTTCTTCATTTATGCGTAAAACACAACCATTTGGAAGCTCTTAAGTTGTTGATCATAATGATTGAAGATCCACAAACTCATGGGTTTCTGAACGAACGCGATGTGAATGAAAATAccattttggatttttctatGATGTTAAGACATATTGAGGTatgttattataaaaatttaagtttatattataattttgttattcactttctattaatattttaatttttctttttcacaaattttttacaatcattttcatatttctaattttgagccaaacttcaaaaataataataataataataataataataataaaaattaaaaaaattaaaaaaattaaaaactatattcattagtttttatttaaaatcttttggttgaattttgaaaatatatgaaaaagtaaataacataaaaaataaaaaataaataaataaaagcttaaaattaaatctgtttttaaaaaatttgatttttttttccataatttttaatgattttttatttttctaaaaaaaaaatcttatctgTGCAGATAGTAAGATATTTGTTGTCTATCCCGGGAATAAAAACGGGAAATAATACTTTgaacaatgaagaacaatgCAATGACATAAGAAGTTTGTGGAGGAAGAACTTTGAATACCAAGGCGATTGGCTTCAAGAAGTACAAGGTACAATGATGTTGGTAGCAACGGTGATCGCAACGGTAGCTTTTCAAGGTGCAATCAACCCTCCTGGCGGTGTTTGGCAACAAGACATTCCTTTCAACTCTAATATCACTATTCATCGTTCATTCCATAGTAGCAATACTTTTAAAACATTCATAGCGGGAACTGCAGTAATGGCCTACCCAACTTCAtgccaaaaaaattattacacgGTTTATTTGGTTACAaattctatctcattctttgcATCAATATGTGTGATTATGTTCATTATAGGTCGATTGCCTTTGAAAAATAGGATTTGTTCATGGTTTTTAACAATAACCATGTGCGTTGCTATTGCAACCTTATCACATAGTTACATACTCGGAGTTTGGCTCGTAAATGCCTCATTTAGAAATTCGAATGCTTTAGAATTCACGTTTACAATAGCATGGTACATTTTGTTAGCAATGGTGGGGGTGGTTTCTCTTCGTTGTATTGtaattcctttctttcttttggtggTGAAGCTTCTCGTTTGGGTAGTAAAAAAGTTGTATCTTTGGCTTTGTGGCATTCAGAGAGATCTGATCGCTCCAACCACAACTTAAATAAAGATCGAgggctatacaaaaatttggttaacttgTTTGTTTTATCTTATATTTTGGATATGGATTATTTGTGGTGTGTGTATTCACTATaaagaaaacatattttatgtatgttatcttatttaaatgtttgtgATGTAAAATAACCCAAATGGGGTTCGtgaaaagtaataaaattgtttggaTCTTTGAGGCTATCACAACCcaattttcgaggcttcgagAAATTGGATCgagacaaaaagaagaaaatgaaaatgaataaaataaaaaacaaacaattaattGTAAAATTGTGCGTGTAACGAGCATGCGGTCATAGacaacatgccttggacaaACAAGACCATGACACAACGCGTATATCGAAAGTCTAATTTATAACATGAcctttaatattaataatacatAATCAATGTTCTACACAAAATGGATAAAATAATGCTACGAAACATTCTCTCGttgaatttcttattttcttagacctTTTCAAAGTCTATTctagattttaaatattgggAAAGTAGAACCTATTAATTACAATTCAATTGATTATGTAACGAATATGAacataattctaaaaatatagtTGCATGCAAAACGTGATTTGGAAGATTACtttataatatgattttaatattaattatacatAACCCAAATAATACTCAAAATGGATAGAATaatgtttagaaaaatgatttctTGTTGATGTTTCATTGTCATGATCTTTTCAAAGTCTCTTATATGTATTGTTTATGTGGGAGTGGAAACGTTTAGAATTAAACCATGgttgaaatttagaattaaaaataaatattaaaccaTGGTTGtagttagttaattaattaattaatttttaaaaaaatggatttcGTCATAATAATTTGACgtttctcttctttgatcatattaatttcattGCAATTACttagattttaattaaaaattaaaccataCCAACATTATTTATATCTGTACCTCAATCCATGAAGCTAGTATTTGATAAGTTACTAAAAAATCAGCTATAAGTCAAGAAGGAGATGTGTGACTTCGCTGCATTACCTTATTTGGGCACGTCATCAAGtgttgagaaattaaaatggataGCGATAAGATTAATGTTATCCAAGATTGGGGAGTCCCCACTTTAGTGACCGAACGATCCTTTATGGGATTAGCAAACTACTATAGGTAGTTTGTTGAAGAGTTTTCACAATAATCCGTCCCATTAACAGAACTTTTGAACAAAAACCAATTTTGGTTGTGGTCAAACGAGTGTCAAAAGAACTTCAAAGATCTAAAGACAATCATGACGAGGGATCCTATCCTTAGTTTGGCATATGTTTTAAAGCTCTTATGTTATTTTTTCACAATCTTTTTacaatcattttcatatttctaattttgagCCCAacttcaataataataataataataataataataataataaataaataattaaaattaaaattaaaaactactttcattagtttttatttaaaatcttttggttgaattttgaaaatatatgaaaaagtaattaacagaaaaaaaaaaaacttaaaattaaatctgttttaaaaattaaattttttttcctcataatttttaatgattttttatttttccaaaaaaaaaaaaaaaaaaaaaactgagaTCCTAATTTTNTAAGATATTTGTTGTCTATCCGAGGAATAAAAACGGAAAAAATACTATGAACAATGAAGAATAATGCAATCACATAAGAAGTTTGCGGAGAAGGAACCTTGAATACAAAGGTGATTGACTTCAAGAAGTGCAAGGTACAATGATGTTGGTAGCAACGGTGATCGCAACGGTAGCTTTCCAAGGTGCAATCAACCCTTCTGGCGGAGTTTGGCAACAAGACATTCTTTTCAACTCTAATATCACTATTCATCGTTCGTTCCATAGTAGCAATACTTTTAAAACATTCATAGAGGGAACTGCAGTAATGGCCTACCCAGCTTCATGCCAAGGAAATTATTACACGACTTATTTGGTTACAaattctatctcattctttgcATCAGTATGTGTGATTATGTTCATTATAGGTCGATTGCCTTTGAAAAATAGGATTTGTTTATGGTTATTGACAGTAACCATGTGCGTTGCTATTGCAACCTTATCACATAGTTACATACTCGGAGTTTTGGCTCGTAAATGCCTCATTAAGAAATTCGTATGCTTTAGAATTGACATTTACAATAGCATGGTACATTTTGTTAGCAATGGTGGGAGTGGTTTCTCTTCGTTGTATTGTTattcctttccttcttttggTGGTGAAGCTTCTCGTGTGGACTGTAAAAGGGTTGTATCTTTGGCTTTGTGGCATTCAGAGAGATCCAATCACTTCAACCACAACTTAAATAAAGATCGCGGGCTATATAAAAATTAGGTTAAGTTGTTTGTTTTATCTTATATTTTGGACATGGATTATTTGTGGTGGTGTGTGTATTCACTATAAGGAAAACATATTTTAGGCatgttatcttatttaaatgtttgtgGTGTAAAATAACTCGAATGGGATTTGCGACaagtaagaaatttttttggatctTTGAGGCTAACATGACCTAATTTGTTAGGCTTCAAGAAATCGTGCTCAACTTAATATGAAacaatagatattgttctagTTATTACAAATAGGGAACCGGTGCAAGAAAACCAATACAAATGACAACccaaaagaaatacaaaataacattGACGCCACGAGTCGATATCCCTCTATGATAGTGCAACTCTCTAGCACCTCTCCACCTTGATTGGTACCTAAAAGAGAATGTAGAAAATGGGTGAGTATAAAACACTTAGTAAGCAGTCTACCTGTAAGCTCTCATCGGATCCTTAACTTAATATGTATCCACAGGCTTGTCGTAGGGTTCTATGAAGTTTGCGTTCAGGCATTCCCTGAATGTTACATCACACAACAGTGGTGTCTACCATGAGCTAATCTATTTGTGTAGTCCCTTGTCTCCTCTTAGAGTAAGTTTCCTTCACACACAATAGTAGGTAGCTTCTCAATATACTACTATGTAGTATCTCGTCTACTCTCAGGCAGGTTGTTTTACACACAATAATATATCATCAATCAACTACCTATGTAGTCCCTCATCCACTCTCAAGGTGGGTTATCATACACACGATAGTGATTTCTCATGTTATCTACTTATATAGTCTCCCGTCCCTCTCTAGGTGGGTTATCGCACATACAATAGCAATTTCTCATGTCACCCACTTCTGTAGTCCCTTGTCCTCTCTCAGGTGGGTTATCATACATACAGTAGTAGCTCCTTATATCATCTACTCACGTAGTACCTCGTCCCCTATCAAGGCTGGTTATGCTCGACAACGAATAGTGAGTCTTCAGGTTATCAGGGCATGTTATATTCTACACATAGTGACTCTCCAAATAGTTCCATTCGTGTTACAGTCAGCCTTATGTGTTCTCGTAGTTCATCTTGGTGCCTAGTGGATACATTAGGTCCTAGGACGTCTAGGTGGATTAGGTCACAACAAACATTTTCAAGTCGCTCGAAGTTAGCATCTCATGGCTAAGCCAAATCTTGAGGTACACCTAGGTCTCTAATTGCCACTCACGATCCTACGGTGGTCCGTGTACTGAAAATGTATTGACCTAAGATGTTGCATAACCACTCTTGTTCTACTGCTCTACTGACTCTGATTCATGCACGTCTAGGTTCTACAACTCTATTGATCACCTAGTGCATAGAAATCATGATCTAAACGTCCATGTCGTTTACTAGGGGGATAATCTTATCGATCAAGTAAGCATAGGTAATTCATACATACATTTACAATACAATTTAATCCTATAGCTCAAACATGCTCCAACACCTAGAGCACATCCCAAATTTTCAATCTCTCATTCTAGTGCACCTGAAAGCATTTAATAGACATGCATTCTCATAAAAGGgcatttatgtaatttttctTCCCAACCATGCACGCCTATTTAGATTTGCTAATTTAAATGATGAAGATGCATATTCTAACCACCTAAGTTAAGATAAGTTGCATGCTAGCAAGTCTTAAGTCTAACGATTCCTACATGTATTACTTGGCTACAATTCAATTAGGATTAGTATCAAATTTGAGACAAAATCAATCGAACAGAGGTTGAACAGATAAAAAAGACATTGTACAAGCAACTCACGCGCCTCACGCGGGTGTTACATGCCTGCAGGGGCAGAGAAGATGTGCCTCGAGCACGCCTCGTGTTAGCGGCTAATTGGTAGGCTCGAATAAGACAGTGAGCGATTGAATCCTGCAGCAAATGAATTTTCCTTGGTTTTTCCTCGGTTGACACAAGGGTCGATCAAGCGAGTCAGTTATGCGGTATAGGTTGGCTTGCCATGCATCACCTCTGCATCCAGCTGCATTGCTCCACCTGCAATGTACTACGTGTTGACTTGTGTGCCAGCCGGGACTCTCCATGTATTGAGCAACACACGTCCTACCTTGTTTCGCCTGCACAATCATGATTTCGATGagttttctaacttttttatatttttatatcttttcctaaaaaatctatcaatatttgatttcttccaGAAGTTCTAGAGTTATATTCCATCTACCTGaagatatttttcttgaaatttttaatcaaatatatgcAAAGTTATTCAAGATCAAAGTTGCCTAAAATCAACTTTCTTACCGTTCTGGGAGGTGTCCCAAAACTCCTACTTTCAACGTGATTGGACTTCGAATTCCTTCACAAAAAGTGTGCGAAATTACTTCAAGATGGACATACTAAAATGACAGAGATAATTTCCTTAATATGCACAcgaattttgaaaagaactTAGACATAAAAACCTATAGAactcatatttgttctttctaGGTTCTTGGCGAAATCGAACAAGTTTACCACCCCAAATGTAGCCCTCTGCCTACTTTGAGTTTATTGTGAAGGACTCTAATCAAGTCAGCCTCCTCTCGCGTAATTGGAGCGTTTCCNNNNNNNNNNNNNNNNNNNNNNNNNNNNNNNNNNNNNNNNNNNNNNNNNNNNNNNNNNNNNNNNNNNNNNNNNNNNNNNNNNNNNNNNNNNNNNNNNNNNNNNNNNNNNNNNNNNNNNNNNNNNNNNNNNNNNNNNNNNNNNNNNNNNNNNNNNNNNNNNNNNNNNNNNNNNNNNNNNNNNNNNNNNNNNNNNNNNNNNNNNtttttttttttttttttttcccttttgtttttgcatGTGATTAGACCAGGGCCTCCTCAAAcccttaaaaaaatagtatgactggcagccgatattgtccgttggcacaccgtcggtgtctggctttgataccatttatagtagctcaaacccactaccattagatattgtctattttagcACATTAGGTATAGCGGTTAGTCTCATGGTATTAAGATGTGTCTGCTagaaagaagtttccacaccttataaaaaGGTTTCCAAtcgacatgagatctcacataataATACTATTTATTAGACATGGATACAATCTACCTAGTTAGATTATATGATCTTCACCCTCACAATTGTTCAAatatataagttttttttttctt
Encoded proteins:
- the LOC111796803 gene encoding ankyrin repeat-containing protein BDA1-like codes for the protein MEATHQQLTQSSNIANGLAMSSIEKSKRWLYESSKIGSIQSLETLIQSNPNIIQRVLISSYNIETPLHVSVLHCHLEFTQFLLNLMPELAGEVDALQRTPLHLASENGTVEIVQALLEKNTSTCMVRDLNGLIPLHHAVINGRIDIIQRLINARPQSLWMKHHNGETVLHLCVKHNHLEALKLLIIMIEDPQTHGFLNERDVNENTILDFSMMLRHIEIVRYLLSIPGIKTGNNTLNNEEQCNDIRSLWRKNFEYQGDWLQEVQGTMMLVATVIATVAFQGAINPPGGVWQQDIPFNSNITIHRSFHSSNTFKTFIAGTAVDCL